The proteins below are encoded in one region of Xenopus laevis strain J_2021 chromosome 8L, Xenopus_laevis_v10.1, whole genome shotgun sequence:
- the sema3fl.L gene encoding semaphorin 3F like L homeolog isoform X2, whose translation MLVSALPSLLLLLLNLLPCVRTTRPPRVYLSYRDLMESRSARSFTFGFNTSDYRILLLDQDQDRMYVGSRDYVLSLDLGNINREPLIIHWPAPLNRHKECLMAGRGRADECYNYLRVIQPLNRTHLYACGTGAYQPQCAVIYRGWRSEDYMFRIVPSSLESGKGRCPYDPKQENMATLIDGVLYAGVQVDYMGTDSAIFRTMGHKPPIRTEQYDSRWLNDPLFVGSLVVSESSFKEDDKLYILFRERSLEGENGPAVLSRIARVCLNDEGGLRSLVGKWTSYLKARLVCSVIGQDGVETSFDQLRDVFIQPTHDKQNPLIYGVFTTLGSVFRGSAVCVYSLADVRAAFNGPFAHKEGHGYQMTAYSGKTPYPRPGACAGGFSVPRNRSSRNFGEDVLRFVRTHPLMYSSVYPVNRRPLLLLSDASYTYTSIAVDRVPAADGEYTVLFLGTDRGTVQKVMILPRGTKETESITLEEVEVFKVPSPIRNLRISSKRHQLYVSSDVGVTQLSLHRCSRYGDSCADCCLARDPYCAWDGKGCVRYTPSPSRRSRRQDVKHGDPLRQCRGYNTQVDRGISERLQIGVEGGSVFLQCDTHSPLESVTWLLQREGSQHRREVRLAGIDGGAVLRSVQASDAGVYTCTGTENGFRRSRGKIRLNVLPRDLLEKLTAAPTLAPMPAQCLPPRRPRPRASQTERN comes from the exons ACCTCATGGAATCACGCTCTGCGCGCTCCTTTACTTTTGGGTTTAACACCAGCGACTACCGTATTCTTCTCCTGGATCAGGACCAGGACCGGATGTACGTGGGGAGTCGCGACTACGTGCTGTCTCTCGACCTCGGAAACATTAACCGGGAGCCCCTGATT attcattgGCCGGCTCCACTGAACCGTCACAAGGAATGTCTCATGGCAGGAAGGGGACGTGca GACGAGTGCTACAATTACCTGCGTGTCATTCAGCCACTGAACCGCACCCATCTCTATGCGTGTGGCACGGGAGCCTACCAGCCACAATGTGCCGTTATCTACAGGGGTTGGAGATCTGAG GATTATATGTTCCGGATTGTCCCCAGCTCATTGGAGTCAGGAAAGGGAAGGTGTCCTTATGATCCCAAGCAGGAAAACATGGCGACCCTAATAG ACGGAGTGCTGTATGCAGGCGTGCAGGTGGATTACATGGGGACGGACTCTGCTATTTTCCGGACAATGGGGCACAAACCTCCAATACGCACGGAGCAGTACGACTCTCGCTGGCTGAACG ACCCGTTATTTGTGGGGTCACTGGTGGTCTCAGAGAGCAGCTTCAAAGAGGACGACAAACTGTACATCTTATTCCGGGAGAGAAGTCTGGAAGGGGAGAACGGGCCGGCCGTACTGTCTCGTATCGCTCGCGTCTGCTTG AACGATGAGGGGGGCCTGAGGTCTCTGGTGGGGAAGTGGACTTCTTATCTCAAGGCCCGACTTGTGTGCTCTGTGATTGGCCAGGACGGCGTGGAGACGTCATTTGATCAGCTCC GTGACGTCTTCATTCAGCCAACGCACGACAAACAGAATCCACTGATCTATGGAGTCTTCACTACCCTGGG TTCCGTGTTCCGGGGCTCCGCCGTCTGTGTGTACTCTCTGGCTGACGTCCGTGCTGCCTTCAATGGGCCCTTCGCTCACAAGGAGGGACACGGGTACCAGATGACTGCATATTCTGGGAAAACTCCTTACCCACGACCTGGAGCG TGTGCCGGGGGATTCTCCGTCCCAAGGAATCGCTCCAGCAGGAACTTTGGGGAGGATGTTCTAAGATTCGTACGTACTCACCCCCTGATGTACAGCTCCGTGTACCCCGTCAACCGCAGACCCCTCCTCTTGCTTTCAGACGCCTCTTACACCTACACCAGCATTGCTGTGGACAGGGTGCCTGCTGCTGATGGGGAGTATACCGTCCTGTTCCTGGGCACAG ACCGTGGTACTGTTCAGAAAGTGATGATCCTGCCCCGGGGCACCAAGGAAACAGAAAGTATCACTCTGGAGGAGGTGGAGGTGTTCAAG GTGCCGTCTCCTATTAGAAACCTCAGGATATCATCAAAGAGG caCCAGCTCTACGTCTCATCAGATGTTGGGGTCACCCAGCTGTCTCTTCATCGCTGCAGCCGTTACGGAGATTCCTGCGCTGACTGCTGCCTGGCCCGGGACCCATATTGTGCTTGGGATGGAAAGGGCTGTGTGCGTTACACCCCTTCACCCAGCAG GAGGAGTCGGAGACAGGACGTTAAACATGGAGACCCACTAAGGCAATGCAGAGGATACAATACACAAG TGGACCGAGGAATTTCAGAGCGACTGCAGATCGGCGTGGAAGGCGGCAGCGTTTTCCTCCAGTGCGATACTCACTCTCCACTCGAGAGCGTTACCTGGTTGCTGCAGAGAGAGGGCTCCCAGCATCGGAGAGAG GTGCGACTGGCGGGCATTGACGGGGGCGCAGTGCTGCGCTCAGTACAAGCCAGCGACGCAGGGGTCTATACCTGCACAGGCACAGAGAATGGTTTCCGGCGATCACGTGGGAAAATACGGCTGAATGTTTTGCCTCGAGACTTGCTAGAAAAACTAACAGCAGCACCAACTCTTGCTCCAATGCCAGCACAGTGCCTGCCGCCTCGGAGACCCAGACCAAGGGCATCTCAGACAGAGCGTAACTGA
- the kdm5c.L gene encoding lysine-specific demethylase 5C isoform X2 produces MLNMETEDFVPPPECPVFEPTWEEFQDPLGYIAKIRPIAEKCGICKIRPPVDWQPPFAVEVDNFHFTPRIQRLNELEAETRVKLNYLDQIAKFWEIQGSSLKIPNVERRILDLYSLSKIVQEEGGYEPICRERRWARVAQRMGYPSGKNLGSLLRSHYERIIYPFHMYQSGANMVDYRDRPRYDNEEKDKEYKPHSIPLRQSVQPSKITSYGRRAKRLTQEPEPTVEDIEKNPELKKLQIYGAGPKMMGLGLMAKNKNLRKKDSDIPECPPTLVVKEEVMVEGHGEPGEVHVHVKQERSLSPEPCTKMTMRLRRNTITNSNQFVDAYICRICSRGDDDDRLLLCDGCDDNYHTFCLLPPLPEPPKGIWHCPKCVMAECKRPPEAFGFEQATREYTLQSFGEMADAFKADYFNMPVHMVPTELVEREFWRLVNSIEEDVTVQYGADIHSKEFGSGFPMLDGKTELSPEEKAYATSGWNLNVMPVLEQSVLCHINADISGMKVPWLYVGMVFSAFCWHIEDHWSYSINYLHWGEPKTWYGVPSSSAEQLEGVMKKLTPELFESQPDLLHQLVTLMNPNILMAHGVPVVRTNQCAGEFVITFPRAYHSGFNQGYNFAEAVNFCTADWLPAGRKCIEHYRRLRRYCVFSHEELICKMAACPERLDMSLAAAVHKEMFLMVQEERRLRKALLEQGVTEAEREAFELLPDDERQCQKCKTTCFLSALACYDCPQGLVCLSHIEDLCQCPPSRQYLRYRYTLDELPAMLHKLKGRAESFDTWSNKVHLAIELDGKTKKELVDLKALEAEALEKKFVENEHLQLLRGSIQEVESCIAEAKKVLGYSKASRSHSTVISLENLIKLVQRIQSVSCVVSQLSQLQCLQEQAEALQEEAQKCLQALPDSASQLREVLERCYALSVDLPAVRQIERHLRQGEWLERVRTALSSGRSGTLQEMRSLLKEAEEVAESPAVEKARSELQELISIALRWEEKAKMCLEARQKHPPAMLEAIIKEAEHIPVQLPNTLSLKDALCKARAWSADVEEIQSGDHYPCLDDLEGLVAVGRDLPVKMEELHQLEVQVAAAHSWREKASKTFFKKNSCYTLLEVLCPSADVCSDTGKRSRWKREKEQGLYRSDIESLGLSAQNLRDPGCIVLAFKEGEQKEKAGILRLRTMNSSSERGCVCVCGEPPDELMLRCELCQDLFHGLCVPSPRLSNHRGAHTLPSLIWWEWDSRFLCSLCVRSRRPRLQTILSLLVALQKLPVRLPEGEALQCLTERAMSWQDRARRILATPEISSATTALAERRKRMQQHCKDPQALRETTRNEQNPVPHENGDRHSENGTCAMPDLDAMAALLPRIEKAAVLELSLGSRALLEDLMLEGDLLEVTLEEEASIWRLLLASQVPCIDRLRTLIEIERCERRLALQKGKDPEKRKKRRSERGDSYSPPIHPKEELGPKRCRSDSRAQETLSDKESPRKGGSECSQNGGEKRL; encoded by the exons GACTGGCAGCCACCATTTGCAGTAGAAGTTGACAATTTTCACTTCACTCCACGTATTCAGAGACTCAACGAACTTGAA GCAGAGACTAGAGTCAAACTAAACTACTTGGACCAAATTGCCAAGTTTTGGGAGATCCAAGGATCCTCTCTGAAAATTCCAAATGTGGAGCGCAGAATCCTGGATCTGTACAGCCTGAGCAAG ATTGTCCAGGAGGAGGGAGGTTATGAGCCAATATGCAGAGAACGGAGGTGGGCACGTGTTGCACAACGAATGGGATACCCCTCAGGGAAAAATCTTGGCTCGCTTTTACGTTCACATTACGAGCGCATCATCTATCCCTTTCATATGTACCAGTCGGGAGCAAACATGGTG GACTACAGAGACAGACCACGGTATGACAATGAGGAGAAGGATAAGGAATACAAGCCTCACAGTATCCCATTGCGGCAGTCGGTACAACCCTCTAAAATTACCAGCTATGGACGGCGAGCCAAGCGTCTAACTCAGGAG CCGGAGCCAACAGTCGAGGACATAGAGAAGAATCCAGAGCTGAAAAAGCTCCAGATATATGGCGCAGGCCCCAAGATGATGGGATTGGGACTGATGGCCAAAAATAAGAACTTGCGCAAGAAAG ACAGCGATATCCCAGAATGCCCTCCGACACTTGTGGTTAAGGAAGAGGTTATGGTCGAAGGACATGGAGAGCCAGGGGAAGTACACGTGCATGTGAAACAGGAGCGCTCCCTCAGCCCAGAGCCATGCACAAAGATGACCATGAGGCTACGCAGGAACACCATCACCAACAGCAATCAATTT GTGGATGCCTACATTTGTCGCATTTGCTCCCGTGGTGATGACGATGACCGATTGTTACTGTGTGATGGATGTGATGACAACTACCACACTTTCTGCCTACTTCCACCTCTTCCTGAACCCCCAAAGGGTATCTGGCATTGCCCCAAATGTGTTATGGCA GAGTGCAAGCGGCCTCCTGAAGCATTCGGCTTTGAGCAGGCAACACGAGAGTACACACTACAAAGCTTTGGGGAGATGGCTGATGCATTTAAAGCTGATTACTTCAACATGCCTGTACAT ATGGTCCCAACGGAGCTGGTGGAGAGGGAGTTTTGGCGCCTGGTTAACAGCATAGAGGAGGATGTTACAGTACAATATGGAGCAGACATTCACTCCAAGGAGTTTGGCAGTGGCTTCCCCATGTTGGATGGAAAAACAGAACTCTCCCCTGAGGAAAAG GCATATGCAACCAGTGGCTGGAATTTGAATGTGATGCCAGTACTGGAGCAGTCTGTGCTATGTCACATAAATGCTGACATCTCTGGCATGAAGGTGCCCTGGCTTTATGTGGGAATGGTGTTCTCTGCCTTCTGCTGGCACATTGAGGATCACTGGAGTTATTCCATCAACTACCTTCACTG GGGGGAGCCAAAGACTTGGTATGGGGTGCCATCGTCCTCGGCTGAGCAACTTGAAGGTGTGATGAAGAAGTTGACACCAGAGCTTTTTGAAAGCCAACCAGACCTCCTGCATCAGCTGGTCACACTTATGAACCCCAACATTCTCATGGCACATGGGGTGCCG GTGGTGCGCACCAATCAGTGTGCAGGGGAGTTTGTCATCACATTTCCAAGAGCCTATCACAGTGGCTTTAATCAAGGCTACAACTTTGCAGAGGCTGTCAACTTCTGCACTGCTGACTGG CTCCCAGCCGGCAGGAAGTGCATCGAGCATTACCGGAGGTTGCGGCGATACTGTGTCTTCTCTCATGAAGAGTTGATCTGCAAGATGGCTGCTTGCCCCGAGAGGTTGGACATGAGCTTGGCAGCTGCTGTACACAAAGAGATGTTCCTTATGGTACAAGAAGAAAGGCGACTGCGCAAAGCCCTGTTGGAACAGGGTGTCACTGAGGCAGAAAGAGAAGCTTTTGAGCTGCTTCCCGATGATGAACGGCAATGCCAGAAGTGCAAGACCACTTGCTTCCTCTCTGCTTTGGCTTGTTATGACTGCCCTCAGGGCTTGGTGTGCTTGTCCCACATTGAGGACTTGTGCCAGTGCCCACCATCTCGTCAGTATCTCAG GTATCGTTACACCCTGGATGAGCTTCCGGCCATGTTACATAAGCTGAAAGGTCGGGCAGAGTCCTTTGACACGTGGTCTAATAAAGTGCACCTGGCTATAGAATTAGATGGGAAAACAAAGAAAG AACTGGTCGATCTGAAGGCTCTGGAAGCTGAGGCTTTGGAGAAGAAGTTTGTGGAGAATGAGCATCTGCAGCTATTGAGGGGCTCCATCCAGGAAGTTGAAAGCTGCATTGCAGAAGCAAAGAAAGTATTGGGCTACTCCAAAGCTAGTAG GAGTCATTCTACAGTGATCTCTTTGGAGAATTTGATCAAACTTGTTCAGCGCATACAGTCTGTCTCTTGTGTGGTCTCACAGCTTTCACAGCTTCAG TGTTTGCAGGAACAGGCAGAGGCCTTGCAGGAAGAAGCACAGAAATGCTTGCAGGCTCTCCCTGATAGTGCATCCCAGCTGCGGGAGGTACTGGAGCGTTGCTATGCTCTGTCAGTGGATCTACCAGCGGTCAGGCAAATAGAGAGACATTTGCGTCAGGGGGAGTGGTTGGAGCGAGTACGCACAGCACTGAGTTCAGGGCGCTCTGGCACACTTCAAGAGATGCGCTCCCTGTTGAAGGAAGCTGAAGAAGTAGCTGAGAGTCCTGCAGTAGAAAAGGCACGAAGTGAACTGCAGGAGCTCATCTCTATTGCTCTGCGCTGGGAGGAGAAGGCCAAGATGTGCCTGGAGGCAAG ACAGAAGCATCCTCCTGCCATGTTAGAGGCCATCATAAAGGAAGCAGAACATATTCCAGTGCAGTTACCGAATACCCTGAGTCTGAAGGATGCTCTCTGCAAGGCCAGAGCTTGGAGTGCCGATGTGGAGGAGATACAG AGTGGTGATCACTACCCATGCCTGGATGACTTGGAAGGTTTGGTGGCTGTGGGCAGGGATCTCCCAGTGAAAATGGAAGAACTTCATCAGCTGGAGGTGCAAGTGGCAGCAGCTCACTCCTGGAGGGAGAAAGCATCAAAAACGTTCTTTAAGAAGAATTCCTGCTACACCCTCCTGGAG GTGCTGTGCCCAAGTGCAGATGTTTGTTCAGACACTGGAAAGAGGTCTCGGTGGAAGAGAGAAAAGGAGCAGGGCTTGTACAGGTCGGACATTGAGAGCCTAGGGCTGTCTGCGCAGAACCTGCGGGACCCCGGTTGTATA GTATTGGCATTTAAGGAAGGGGAGCAAAAAGAGAAGGCTGGAATCCTTAGGTTACGCACTATGAATTCCTCTTCAGAAAGAGGCTGTGTATGTGTTTGTGGGGAGCCGCCAGATGAGCTCATGCTGCGATGTGAGCTGTGCCAAGACTTATTCCATGGGCTGTGTGTTCCCAGCCCCAGGCTCTCAAATCACCGTGGGGCACACACTCTTCCATCACTTATTTGGTGGGAATGGGACAGCCGTTTCTTGTGCTCGCTCTGTGTGCGCTCCCGGAGACCACGGCTGCAGACCATCCTCTCTCTGTTGGTGGCCCTCCAGAAACTGCCTGTGCGGCTGCCAGAGGGAGAAGCTTTACAGTGTTTAACAGAACGAGCCATGAGCTGGCAGGATCGGGCTCGCAGGATCCTAGCCACACCGGAAATTTCTTCTGCCACAACAGCACTTGCAGAACGCAGAAAAAGAATGCAGCAGCATTGTAAAGATCCACAGGCACTGAGAGAGACAACTCGTAATGAACAGAATCCT GTTCCGCATGAGAATGGAGACCGTCACTCAGAGAATGGTACTTGCGCAATGCCAG ATCTAGATGCAATGGCTGCCCTTCTCCCGCGTATAGAAAAGGCAGCGGTTCTGGAGTTGTCGCTGGGCTCCCGAGCGCTACTGGAAGACTTGATGTTGGAGGGGGACCTTCTAGAGGTGACGCTGGAAGAAGAAGCAAGCATTTGGCGACTGTTACTGGCATCACAGGTGCCCTGTATAGACCGGCTGCGCACCCTGATAGAG ATTGAAAGGTGTGAACGGAGGTTGGCTCTGCAAAAAGGCAAAGACCcggagaagaggaagaagaggaggagtgAGAGGGGTGATAGCTACTCTCCCCCCATTCACCCAAAAGAGGAGTTGGGTCCAAAAAGGTGCCGCAGCGACAGTCGAGCGCAGGAGACCCTCTCTGATAAAGAGAGCCCCAGGAAAGGAGGGAGTGAATGCAGCCAGAATGGAGGAGAG AAGCGCTTGTGA
- the kdm5c.L gene encoding lysine-specific demethylase 5C isoform X1, whose protein sequence is MLNMETEDFVPPPECPVFEPTWEEFQDPLGYIAKIRPIAEKCGICKIRPPVDWQPPFAVEVDNFHFTPRIQRLNELEAETRVKLNYLDQIAKFWEIQGSSLKIPNVERRILDLYSLSKIVQEEGGYEPICRERRWARVAQRMGYPSGKNLGSLLRSHYERIIYPFHMYQSGANMVDYRDRPRYDNEEKDKEYKPHSIPLRQSVQPSKITSYGRRAKRLTQEDPENSDPATQSSSQPTETSPSWPEPTVEDIEKNPELKKLQIYGAGPKMMGLGLMAKNKNLRKKDSDIPECPPTLVVKEEVMVEGHGEPGEVHVHVKQERSLSPEPCTKMTMRLRRNTITNSNQFVDAYICRICSRGDDDDRLLLCDGCDDNYHTFCLLPPLPEPPKGIWHCPKCVMAECKRPPEAFGFEQATREYTLQSFGEMADAFKADYFNMPVHMVPTELVEREFWRLVNSIEEDVTVQYGADIHSKEFGSGFPMLDGKTELSPEEKAYATSGWNLNVMPVLEQSVLCHINADISGMKVPWLYVGMVFSAFCWHIEDHWSYSINYLHWGEPKTWYGVPSSSAEQLEGVMKKLTPELFESQPDLLHQLVTLMNPNILMAHGVPVVRTNQCAGEFVITFPRAYHSGFNQGYNFAEAVNFCTADWLPAGRKCIEHYRRLRRYCVFSHEELICKMAACPERLDMSLAAAVHKEMFLMVQEERRLRKALLEQGVTEAEREAFELLPDDERQCQKCKTTCFLSALACYDCPQGLVCLSHIEDLCQCPPSRQYLRYRYTLDELPAMLHKLKGRAESFDTWSNKVHLAIELDGKTKKELVDLKALEAEALEKKFVENEHLQLLRGSIQEVESCIAEAKKVLGYSKASRSHSTVISLENLIKLVQRIQSVSCVVSQLSQLQCLQEQAEALQEEAQKCLQALPDSASQLREVLERCYALSVDLPAVRQIERHLRQGEWLERVRTALSSGRSGTLQEMRSLLKEAEEVAESPAVEKARSELQELISIALRWEEKAKMCLEARQKHPPAMLEAIIKEAEHIPVQLPNTLSLKDALCKARAWSADVEEIQSGDHYPCLDDLEGLVAVGRDLPVKMEELHQLEVQVAAAHSWREKASKTFFKKNSCYTLLEVLCPSADVCSDTGKRSRWKREKEQGLYRSDIESLGLSAQNLRDPGCIVLAFKEGEQKEKAGILRLRTMNSSSERGCVCVCGEPPDELMLRCELCQDLFHGLCVPSPRLSNHRGAHTLPSLIWWEWDSRFLCSLCVRSRRPRLQTILSLLVALQKLPVRLPEGEALQCLTERAMSWQDRARRILATPEISSATTALAERRKRMQQHCKDPQALRETTRNEQNPVPHENGDRHSENGTCAMPDLDAMAALLPRIEKAAVLELSLGSRALLEDLMLEGDLLEVTLEEEASIWRLLLASQVPCIDRLRTLIEIERCERRLALQKGKDPEKRKKRRSERGDSYSPPIHPKEELGPKRCRSDSRAQETLSDKESPRKGGSECSQNGGEKRL, encoded by the exons GACTGGCAGCCACCATTTGCAGTAGAAGTTGACAATTTTCACTTCACTCCACGTATTCAGAGACTCAACGAACTTGAA GCAGAGACTAGAGTCAAACTAAACTACTTGGACCAAATTGCCAAGTTTTGGGAGATCCAAGGATCCTCTCTGAAAATTCCAAATGTGGAGCGCAGAATCCTGGATCTGTACAGCCTGAGCAAG ATTGTCCAGGAGGAGGGAGGTTATGAGCCAATATGCAGAGAACGGAGGTGGGCACGTGTTGCACAACGAATGGGATACCCCTCAGGGAAAAATCTTGGCTCGCTTTTACGTTCACATTACGAGCGCATCATCTATCCCTTTCATATGTACCAGTCGGGAGCAAACATGGTG GACTACAGAGACAGACCACGGTATGACAATGAGGAGAAGGATAAGGAATACAAGCCTCACAGTATCCCATTGCGGCAGTCGGTACAACCCTCTAAAATTACCAGCTATGGACGGCGAGCCAAGCGTCTAACTCAGGAG GATCCTGAGAATTCAGATCCTGCCACACAGAGCTCCTCTCAGCCCACTGAAACATCTCCATCCTGG CCGGAGCCAACAGTCGAGGACATAGAGAAGAATCCAGAGCTGAAAAAGCTCCAGATATATGGCGCAGGCCCCAAGATGATGGGATTGGGACTGATGGCCAAAAATAAGAACTTGCGCAAGAAAG ACAGCGATATCCCAGAATGCCCTCCGACACTTGTGGTTAAGGAAGAGGTTATGGTCGAAGGACATGGAGAGCCAGGGGAAGTACACGTGCATGTGAAACAGGAGCGCTCCCTCAGCCCAGAGCCATGCACAAAGATGACCATGAGGCTACGCAGGAACACCATCACCAACAGCAATCAATTT GTGGATGCCTACATTTGTCGCATTTGCTCCCGTGGTGATGACGATGACCGATTGTTACTGTGTGATGGATGTGATGACAACTACCACACTTTCTGCCTACTTCCACCTCTTCCTGAACCCCCAAAGGGTATCTGGCATTGCCCCAAATGTGTTATGGCA GAGTGCAAGCGGCCTCCTGAAGCATTCGGCTTTGAGCAGGCAACACGAGAGTACACACTACAAAGCTTTGGGGAGATGGCTGATGCATTTAAAGCTGATTACTTCAACATGCCTGTACAT ATGGTCCCAACGGAGCTGGTGGAGAGGGAGTTTTGGCGCCTGGTTAACAGCATAGAGGAGGATGTTACAGTACAATATGGAGCAGACATTCACTCCAAGGAGTTTGGCAGTGGCTTCCCCATGTTGGATGGAAAAACAGAACTCTCCCCTGAGGAAAAG GCATATGCAACCAGTGGCTGGAATTTGAATGTGATGCCAGTACTGGAGCAGTCTGTGCTATGTCACATAAATGCTGACATCTCTGGCATGAAGGTGCCCTGGCTTTATGTGGGAATGGTGTTCTCTGCCTTCTGCTGGCACATTGAGGATCACTGGAGTTATTCCATCAACTACCTTCACTG GGGGGAGCCAAAGACTTGGTATGGGGTGCCATCGTCCTCGGCTGAGCAACTTGAAGGTGTGATGAAGAAGTTGACACCAGAGCTTTTTGAAAGCCAACCAGACCTCCTGCATCAGCTGGTCACACTTATGAACCCCAACATTCTCATGGCACATGGGGTGCCG GTGGTGCGCACCAATCAGTGTGCAGGGGAGTTTGTCATCACATTTCCAAGAGCCTATCACAGTGGCTTTAATCAAGGCTACAACTTTGCAGAGGCTGTCAACTTCTGCACTGCTGACTGG CTCCCAGCCGGCAGGAAGTGCATCGAGCATTACCGGAGGTTGCGGCGATACTGTGTCTTCTCTCATGAAGAGTTGATCTGCAAGATGGCTGCTTGCCCCGAGAGGTTGGACATGAGCTTGGCAGCTGCTGTACACAAAGAGATGTTCCTTATGGTACAAGAAGAAAGGCGACTGCGCAAAGCCCTGTTGGAACAGGGTGTCACTGAGGCAGAAAGAGAAGCTTTTGAGCTGCTTCCCGATGATGAACGGCAATGCCAGAAGTGCAAGACCACTTGCTTCCTCTCTGCTTTGGCTTGTTATGACTGCCCTCAGGGCTTGGTGTGCTTGTCCCACATTGAGGACTTGTGCCAGTGCCCACCATCTCGTCAGTATCTCAG GTATCGTTACACCCTGGATGAGCTTCCGGCCATGTTACATAAGCTGAAAGGTCGGGCAGAGTCCTTTGACACGTGGTCTAATAAAGTGCACCTGGCTATAGAATTAGATGGGAAAACAAAGAAAG AACTGGTCGATCTGAAGGCTCTGGAAGCTGAGGCTTTGGAGAAGAAGTTTGTGGAGAATGAGCATCTGCAGCTATTGAGGGGCTCCATCCAGGAAGTTGAAAGCTGCATTGCAGAAGCAAAGAAAGTATTGGGCTACTCCAAAGCTAGTAG GAGTCATTCTACAGTGATCTCTTTGGAGAATTTGATCAAACTTGTTCAGCGCATACAGTCTGTCTCTTGTGTGGTCTCACAGCTTTCACAGCTTCAG TGTTTGCAGGAACAGGCAGAGGCCTTGCAGGAAGAAGCACAGAAATGCTTGCAGGCTCTCCCTGATAGTGCATCCCAGCTGCGGGAGGTACTGGAGCGTTGCTATGCTCTGTCAGTGGATCTACCAGCGGTCAGGCAAATAGAGAGACATTTGCGTCAGGGGGAGTGGTTGGAGCGAGTACGCACAGCACTGAGTTCAGGGCGCTCTGGCACACTTCAAGAGATGCGCTCCCTGTTGAAGGAAGCTGAAGAAGTAGCTGAGAGTCCTGCAGTAGAAAAGGCACGAAGTGAACTGCAGGAGCTCATCTCTATTGCTCTGCGCTGGGAGGAGAAGGCCAAGATGTGCCTGGAGGCAAG ACAGAAGCATCCTCCTGCCATGTTAGAGGCCATCATAAAGGAAGCAGAACATATTCCAGTGCAGTTACCGAATACCCTGAGTCTGAAGGATGCTCTCTGCAAGGCCAGAGCTTGGAGTGCCGATGTGGAGGAGATACAG AGTGGTGATCACTACCCATGCCTGGATGACTTGGAAGGTTTGGTGGCTGTGGGCAGGGATCTCCCAGTGAAAATGGAAGAACTTCATCAGCTGGAGGTGCAAGTGGCAGCAGCTCACTCCTGGAGGGAGAAAGCATCAAAAACGTTCTTTAAGAAGAATTCCTGCTACACCCTCCTGGAG GTGCTGTGCCCAAGTGCAGATGTTTGTTCAGACACTGGAAAGAGGTCTCGGTGGAAGAGAGAAAAGGAGCAGGGCTTGTACAGGTCGGACATTGAGAGCCTAGGGCTGTCTGCGCAGAACCTGCGGGACCCCGGTTGTATA GTATTGGCATTTAAGGAAGGGGAGCAAAAAGAGAAGGCTGGAATCCTTAGGTTACGCACTATGAATTCCTCTTCAGAAAGAGGCTGTGTATGTGTTTGTGGGGAGCCGCCAGATGAGCTCATGCTGCGATGTGAGCTGTGCCAAGACTTATTCCATGGGCTGTGTGTTCCCAGCCCCAGGCTCTCAAATCACCGTGGGGCACACACTCTTCCATCACTTATTTGGTGGGAATGGGACAGCCGTTTCTTGTGCTCGCTCTGTGTGCGCTCCCGGAGACCACGGCTGCAGACCATCCTCTCTCTGTTGGTGGCCCTCCAGAAACTGCCTGTGCGGCTGCCAGAGGGAGAAGCTTTACAGTGTTTAACAGAACGAGCCATGAGCTGGCAGGATCGGGCTCGCAGGATCCTAGCCACACCGGAAATTTCTTCTGCCACAACAGCACTTGCAGAACGCAGAAAAAGAATGCAGCAGCATTGTAAAGATCCACAGGCACTGAGAGAGACAACTCGTAATGAACAGAATCCT GTTCCGCATGAGAATGGAGACCGTCACTCAGAGAATGGTACTTGCGCAATGCCAG ATCTAGATGCAATGGCTGCCCTTCTCCCGCGTATAGAAAAGGCAGCGGTTCTGGAGTTGTCGCTGGGCTCCCGAGCGCTACTGGAAGACTTGATGTTGGAGGGGGACCTTCTAGAGGTGACGCTGGAAGAAGAAGCAAGCATTTGGCGACTGTTACTGGCATCACAGGTGCCCTGTATAGACCGGCTGCGCACCCTGATAGAG ATTGAAAGGTGTGAACGGAGGTTGGCTCTGCAAAAAGGCAAAGACCcggagaagaggaagaagaggaggagtgAGAGGGGTGATAGCTACTCTCCCCCCATTCACCCAAAAGAGGAGTTGGGTCCAAAAAGGTGCCGCAGCGACAGTCGAGCGCAGGAGACCCTCTCTGATAAAGAGAGCCCCAGGAAAGGAGGGAGTGAATGCAGCCAGAATGGAGGAGAG AAGCGCTTGTGA